The sequence below is a genomic window from Monodelphis domestica isolate mMonDom1 chromosome 2, mMonDom1.pri, whole genome shotgun sequence.
ccaggcctagagacaggaggtcctgggttcaaatctggcctcagccacttcctagctgtgtaaccctgggcaagtcacttgacccccattgcctacccttaccactcttctgccttggagccaatacacagtattgactccaagacggaaggtaagggtttaaaaaaaaaaaggtgtagtCTCAGGTACCTACTAACTGTATAATCCtctataaaatcaggataataataacacctattacACAGGGTTATTGAGAAGAgcaaacaaaattatatatgtaaattgtttcataaaccttaaattgctatataaatgctatcattattgtaattattatattattatcattttttccattatgccAGGCATCTCTCACAATTCCATATTACTTCAGTTTTTCTAGAGTTCTTTTCCTATTGCTCCCCTCTGAGATATGGAAAACAAGCAtggaatacaaataaatatagaatagGGCTGCCTATCTTGTTCATAGGAGCTCAttggatggagaaaaagaaagtatCTGAGAAGTGTTCTGACTTTAGAAGGAATAGAGATCCACCATCTTCCCCCTCCTCCAGcagaattaagagacttgcccaggggtgcacagctaggaagtgactgagtcTACATTTGAATACaagaccttctgactccaggcctggagctctatccactttccacctagctgccccacatacacacaatttttgttgcttttcagtcatgtctcaccCTTGGTAACATCATCTGGAGTTCTTTTGGCCCAGATAtgggagtaatttgccatttccttctccagctcatttgacagttgaggaagtagaggcaaacagagtttggagactttcctaaggtcacacaactagtaattgtcaaaggccagatttgaatttgggaagatgcattttcctgactccaaggccttGCTCTCTAGCCACTACACCCAactccctcatcttacagatgaagaaactgaagcccacaaACTTggtttgccaaaggtcacacagaaaatGTGTGAAGAGTTGGAATTAGAACCCAAGTTTCCTGACTGACTCCAAATATTGCCCTCTTCCCACTAAAATCAATCCATCCATATACATGCAATAATTGCTTACTGTTCCAGGTAGGGCAGCCAGATGGAGCAATGTGCCAGAGcagggcctggagtaaggaagactcatcttccaaagttcaaatccggccttaggcacttcctagctgtgtgaccctgggcaagtcacttaacttgccttagtttcctcatctgccaaatgaactggagaaagaaatgacaaaccactcttgtatttttgccaagaaaaccccactgGAGTCAGAGTCAGACAGGTCTGAAACCTGGATAGtaacaaagaaatatagaaagtaaaaaataaaactggtgCCTACTAtcaaggaatttgcattctaTTTGGGAAAACAGCAAGGAGATAAAGTACCtagatacaaaatataaagtaaataaaaggtGAACAGAAGATTTGTAGAGGGTGGGGAGGTGCTAGcagctgaggaggaggaggaatcaggaaaggcatcCTTATTGGAGTGACCTTGAACTGAGCTTTGAGAGAAACCAGGGATTCTAAACTGAGATAAGGAAAATGTATTTTCAGGACCGAGAGTCTGTACAAAACTAGAGAGAAGAGGCCGAGTATTTTGTGTGGGGAACAGAAAGGCCAGCTTGGCTGGAACATGCCTAAGAAGCTGAGGCATgtagaagcctggaaaggtagattaGAGCCATACTGGAAATGGCTTTAAATACCAACAGATAAGTTAGTATTTGATTCTAGTTTCTAGAAAAACACTAAAGCTTATTGAAAGCATGATATGACTGGACCTTGGCTTCAGAAATATGACTTTAACATTtaaatggaggatagattggagagagatttgaggcagggttACTGAAGGGTTGAGGAAGAGTTATTGAAAAGGTTACTGAAGGGTAGCTAGGGGGATCAGTGAATAGTGATTTAGGCCTGTAGTCAAGAGGtctttgagttcaaatgtagcctcacaataaacctaaagattccaactttggggacaagaatccactatttgacaaaaactgctgggaaaactggaaaatagtatgggacatattaggtttatatcaacaactcacaccctactccaagataaagataaatgacttaaatataaagaaggaaactataagtaaattaggtgaacatagaatagcatacctgtcagatatataggaaaggaaagaatttaagaccaagcaagagatagagagaatattacaaaatgcaaaatgttgattacattaaattaaaaaggtcttgtacaaacaaaaccaatgaaaccaaaattagacggggaagcaacaaattgggaaaaaatctttataacaaaaatctctgacaaaggtccgatttctcaaaattataaggagctaaatcaattgtacaaaaaatcaagtcatcccccaaatgataaatgggcaagggacacaaataggcggtttaaagataaagaaatcaaaactatctataagcACGTGAAAAAATGCTcgaaatctctcataattagagaaatgcaaatcaaatctagcctcagatactgctCAGCTCTggaaccctaggcaagtcacttaaccctcattgcctcgcccttgttgctcttctgtattagtattgattctaagacagagggtgagAGATAAACTTCCTTCCTTGGCTCTAAGCAAGCAGAGCTCCATTTCTAAGACTAGCCAGACTTCACTGACTGAACTGGTTAGAATTATTTGATTTTGttgggtcaccaagagtcagacaagactgaaaaataacaGAACAACAAAGTACTAGGTGAccactgagatcccttccagataGATGTAGGATCCTGTGATATAGATATGGAAAGTATCTCAAAGAacctcattttatgaataagaaagtaaaaaaatccaGAGTAGTTAAGAGTCTTGTCCAAGCATCAGtaagaatttgaacctgggttctcCATCACAGATCGCAGTTATTTTTGTAGAAGTGGAAaccaagaagttaaataatttgttcaaggtcacacaggtgacaAAGACAGGATCTGAAATGAGGacctgtgtgtatttgtgtgtgtgtgtgtatagacatGTTGTTTATCCCTTGATTGCAAGGCTTTTTTGGGTATCTTCATTGACTAGCATAGCATCCAACACAATTTTCTTCCAGAACTGAGAGTTCATTGACACAGGAAACTTATCAGTGAAGAAATTCATTCTATATAGCCACACCTGTTTTGCTACTTATTACCCAGAGCAGTGGTCTGCAAAGTGGAGGCAATTAATTGACTCTGAGGGGTATGTGATCAACTAATCAGAGGGCAGGAAGATAGGTTGCATCCTACCTGAACtgcaattgtctttttttttttaactcttaccttccatcttgtaatcaatactctgtattggctctaaggcagaagaggggtaagggctagacaatgggggttgtgacttgctcagggtcacacagctaagaaatatctgcagtcacatttgaattcaggacctcctgtctctaggcctgactatccaTTAAGATACCCAGCTgaaagacagtatacgataaacccaaagatcccagcttttgggacaaaaatccactattcgataaaaactgctgggaaaattggaagacagtgtgggagagactaggaatagatcaacacctcacaccctacaccaagataaattcaaaatgggtgagtgacttaaacataaagaaggaaaccataagtaaattgggtaaacacagaatagtatacatgtcagacctttgggaggggaaaggctttaaaaccaagcaagatatagaaagaatcacaaaatgtaaaataaataattttgactacatcaaactaaaaagcttttgtacaaacaaaaccaatataactaaaatcagaagggaaacaacaaattgggaaaaaatctttatagaaacctctgacaaaggtttaattactcatatttataatgagctaaatcaattgtacaaaaaatcaagccattctccaattgataaatgggcaagggaaatggataggcagttctcagataaagaaatcaaaactattaacaagcacatgaagaagtgttctacatctcttataatcagagagatgcaaatcaaaacaactctgaggtatcacctcacacctagctgattggctaacatgacagcaacagaaagtaatgaatgctggaggggatgtggcaaggttgggacattaattcattgctggtggagttgtgaattgatccaactgttctggagggcaatttgaactatgcccaaaggacgataaaagactgtctgccccttgagccagccatagcactgctgggtctgtaccccaaagagataatggacacaaagacttgtacaagaatattcatagctgcactctttgtggtggcccaaaactggaaaacgaggggatgcccttcaattggggaatggctgaacaaactgtggtatatgttggtgatggaatactattgtgctcaaaggaataataaagtggagaagttccatggagactggaacaacctccaggaagtgatgcagagcgaaaggagcagaaccaggagaacattgtacacagagactaatacactgtggtataatcgaacgtaatggacttctccattaggggcagtgtaatgtctctgaacaactttcagggatccaggagaaaaaaaacaccattcataagcaaaggataaactatgggagtggaaacaccgagaaaaagcaactgcctgaatacagaggttgaggggacatgacagaggacagactttaaatgaacactctaatgcaaatactatcaacaaagcaatgagttcaaatcaagaaaacatctaatgcccagtggacttacgcgtcggctatggggggtgggggggaggaaaagaaaatgatctatgtctttaacgaataatgcttggaaatgatcaaataaaatatattttaaaaaaaaaataaaaaaaaataaaaaaagaaaaaaaaaagatacccagCTGAACCCTACAGTAGTCTATTGTAGAACTTGTATACAAAGCTCTTATACCTATCCTTAGCCTCCATTACTCTCCCACTACTCTCTCCTTTATGTAGTCTACCAACCCTACTACTTGGTAATTAGCATCTAAGATAGGTGCTGCTGGGAAAACTCCAAGCCTTTCTCCAGTAGATCCCCTCCTTGCCCTCTCTTATTAACTGGAGCACTGAGCTCCATTTCTTGTGGAAAGTGTGGCCTCTAAgaaccctttcccttttccattttgaGTGGGACAGATTATCTCACCCAAGGAGCAGGCATGGATGGGTGGAAATCTGAATCATTTTTCTCATTCACCCCCAAACCCATCCCTAGTTTAAATTTCCCTTTTGGAACTAACTTTCCAGGCATCCAGGTCAACCTGGGTTGTCATATTGGACCCCCTCACTCTTTCTCACTGTACAATCCCAATAAATTGCcaaatctcatttctttcctcagGGTATCTCTCAGATATGTTTTCTCTCATGTAGGCTTTGCCACCTTAGctcaggtcctcatcacttcttACTAGGATTGTTGTTATTGTCTCCAGCTGCCTCATCTCCATTCATCCTCCAATAGATTTTCCCAAGGCACTGCTCTATGTCTAGTAGCTCTCTCCTGAGTCTAGAATCacacattatttcttttcttttcttttttaaaacccttaccttctgtcttacaaacaataccaagtatcagttcagAGGTAGAAGAGcagataagagctaggcaatagggattaagtgacttgcctagggtcacccagctaggaagtctctgagaacaaatttgagctcacaacctcctgtctctaggtctggctttcaatacatagaccccctccccacccccaccctcacccccacccctatTCCCACAGCTGCCATAAAACATTATTTCTTTATCTCATCCTTTTTAAAAGGTAAGTTTTGGAGCATAAAAAGTGCACTAGTGCATGTGAATAATTACAACTAAATACACATATATTGAAGGTACATGTTCAAAAAGTTTTTGCTAAGAGGGATATGtgataaaaaataattctgatcTAAAAGGAGAGATTAACTGCTTTTCAGGTTCACAAAGGTAGCACGGAAAGcacttgaacacagatctttttgccccccccccccccccgaagatGGCAATATATCCGTTTTGCCACACGTAATCCTCCTGGAACCTTTTCAGCACGTAATGTTAGTGTTcatttgactccaagttcagcttCCAGCCTGATTTAGGGCCTATAAACCGACTACAGATCCCAAGATGCAATACGCCCACGGAGGTCTGACGGGAAGCCTCCTTTCCAAGGACAAGTGACGTCCCTACGTAAAGGCCTTCTCACGTCTTGTTCTCAGCTCCCACCTTGGCAGCCATTTTGTGCAGGAGGTTATAGAACCCCCGGGGTCCTTCTGACTCTATGGTCGTAGCATTTCGAAGGCTCCACCAATCGGAAGCTGAGTCCTAGAGGACCGCAGAGAGGCGGGACTCGCTGGAAGGATCCAATAAAGGGCGTAGAAGACGCCCGGCGAGGAACCAATGGGTACACCGTGTCGGTTGACGGCTCCCCGTGGAGAAGGGGTGGGCTGCAGCAGCAACCAATGAGAGCGGAGGGACCCCGGGACACGTGGGCGGGGGAGAGAGATTGTGGGGCAGAGGAGCTCTGAAGCCCCGAGGTGAGTCACCTTGAGCGGAGCAAGCAGCGGCGGCGACGGGCCGGGTCTGGGGAAGCGGGGCAGCAGGAAGGAGCGCGGGGCGCAGGTCATCAGGACTGGAGGGCAGCGTGCAGGCGGCAGCCTGGGTCCGGCCGTGCCCCAGGCATGCCGCCCGCGGGGTTCCGGGGTGTGGAGCGGGGACCATGGGGCAGTGGGTGCCATGGCCTCCGGGGCCGAGGTGGGCAGAGGCGAGATTCACTAGTTCGAGTGGAGCGAGGGGAAGGGGGCAGGCGGCTGGCACAGCATGGGTTTACGCTGCCTCTGCTATGGGACAGTCTCTCCTCTTTGGGCAGTGTGATATAGTGCCTAAAGCTCTGGATTCGGAAGCCGGAGAAACTGGTTTGGATTCTCACATATGCTCGTTaactgctgtgtgaccttgggctggACGCGTAGCCTCTCTGGTCTTCTCCAAAATGAGCAAGTTGGATTcgtctagatgacctctaaggtctcctcTGGCCAGCTCTAGACCTCTAGACTTGAACCTTACTTTAGTCTTGCTCTACTACTTGGGGACAAGTCCTCTCAGTCCCCTGGGCCtcacttttctcctctttaaagTGAGAGGCTTCCATTTGGTGGGCCCATGAAGCTTTTGTTCTATGAACAGCACTGGCTGCCTGGGACGCCCCCTTGTCAGAGGAGGTTAGTAGGGGGACTGCTTTCCTTGCCACTCAGCTACCCCTCGATCACCTCATCATAGCAGCAGGAAGTTGGGGAGAAGGGATGCCTGGATTGTTCCACTGACCTCTAATTCCGACTCTTTCATTTCATGTAGAAGGGCGAAAGGGCACAGATGGAGGGCAGTTATGTAGTTCCTCCTTCCAAAGGAAGAACAGGGGACATGGgtgaagggaaagaggggaaacCTGCTActgaaaccaatatacagaagACCAGTGttcttatcttaatttttttccccattagtaTATAGAGCAGAATGCAGACCACGGGGGCTCTCCTCATTTCTCCAGCCCTGGTAAGCATTGTCTTTTGGGAGCTTTATATCACCAAGGTTGCAATACTATCCATGTAAAAGTGATGAATTGAAGAGATTGGATACCAGGGTTCTATATAAGATTCCCAGAAAGTACAGGTAAAATATAGAACAGCCAACTTTTGATTACTAAGTAAGTAGAGGCAAGCAGTAGCTTGGATAATTCGATTTAAAGTGAATTTCTCTTTGGCTTTGAATGTGTCAGAAAGTCACTGACTTGGCACTTTTATCAGGAGCTCAGGGACCCATTGCCCtcagagaatggaaggaaagagactgTAAAGCAAAGGTCACTCTCCTTAGACTCTTGAATTCTTTCCTGAGTGAGGTTACCAGATGAATGACTCTTCTGTCCTGGGGGTGGGGCACTATGTTTTAGCAGAACTGGGTTCTTCCATTATTGAGACTTTCAAGATGATCTGAATATTAATGTTTTCTGTAACTGACTAGCCTCCTTTTCCCACCCTAGAATAGTAGACAAGTCTGTGCCCATTATCCTGAGTGGCAAAAGGGCATTATTGATTAATAGGCCAAGGACTCTAGGGCATAGTGTGTCTTTCTGAGCTGGTGAAAAGATGTGGTACTTGCTAATGAGTAAGGGAATGAGTTAATTGGCCATGTAGGCATTCTGGCAATTGCACACTCATGATAAGCTGAACCTTGACATTAGGGCTCAGTGATTGGGAAGTTTATTggttgaactttttttttttaaccatataTTTTTATTGGATTTTGCAGATCCGATGCTGTACCAGGGGTGTGATCAGGCCTTTATCTGCATCTGTCCTGAATAGATCAGAGATCCATTTGGAACAGgtaagaaaataaaggttttctTCACCAGAACTGGAAACAAGTTGTTGAATTGATATATTGGGATTTGAGAGGGATAAAGAGTCCAGTTGGAAAGAATGATTTGTGGCTCCAGGTTCTTCAGTGACCTGGTATGGCTATTGTATGTGAGTTTTCCTAAGAAAGGAGCTGTcctgggggcacctgggtagctcagtggattgagaaccaggcctagagatgggaggtcctgggttcaaatatggcctcagatacttcctagctgtgtgaccctgggcaagtcacttgacccccattgcctagcccttaccacttttctgccttggagccaatacacagtattgactccaagacagaaggtaagggttttttttaagaaaagaaaagaaaggagttgTCCTGTATCCTATAGTTCTTGGCATCCTTTTTAAATGAGAGCATAGTTTCCTTTGGGCTTTTATCACTGTACTTAGAACAAATTGCCAACAGGAGTCCAGCTTTATACTCAGTTTGGGAGAATCTACTACCCAGCACTGTGACTTACCAATCTACCTGTCCTTTTACTTCACAGCCTACTTCTAGCAGTTCCCCACTGCAGGTGGCCCGTCGGGAGTTTCAGACCAGTGCTATTTCCCGAGATGTTGACACAGCTGCCAAGTTCATTGGGGCTGGGGCTGCCACAGTTGGGGTGGCTGGCTCAGGGGCAGGTATCGGGACAGTGTTTGGCAGTTTAATCATCGGCTATGCCAGGTAGGTAGGGTAGGGGTGGCACTGAAAATCTTTGTCCTTAAGGTCTATACCTTAACCCTGCTAGCTTTTCATTAAGAAGGGAAGCAGAGAAAATGGGTCTCCTCAATAACCTCTCTAAGTTGAGTTATAGTAACTCccagtttttccaattatttttgatGGAATGTTTTGTGGGGCAATATCTAACCCATACCACAAATCATCTTGCATTTCTCAGCCTTGTTAAGTTAATACCCATTTGCTACAATGAGAGGGGAATGACTTATGATGGCTTGCTCTTCTCCCATCAGGATAATTTGTCCAAGGAAGTGCCCTCTCATTTCATGCCTTATAGGAATCCATATCTCCCTTCCCCACTAGTCTACAGCCCTACCTTCAAGCATAAGTGGCATCTGTTCTCTTATTCTGTGTCCTTGCAGGAACCCATCCCTCAAGCAGCAGCTCTTCTCCTACGCCATCCTGGGCTTCGCCCTGTCCGAAGCCATGGGGCTCTTCTGTTTGATGGTAGCCTTCCTCATCCTGTTCGCCTTATGAGGTTCTGTGGAAGGTCTCCTGCCTCCATTCTGCTGCTTTGAGTCCAGCCCTGAGCCCCTTGCTGGAGTGTGCTGAGCTTTAACATTAAACACCGTGTTTCTCTAAACTCATATGTCTAAGCCCAGGTGCTTTTCCCTTTGGGATCCtggttggggagggagggaggatgggtgGAGATTTTGTTGTCCAGTCatctccaactctttgtgaccccttttgggggttttcttggcaaagatactggaactgtttgccatttcttttactagcttatttgacagatgaggaaattgaggccaataagatgaagtgacttgcccagggttgcttgtctaaggtcagatttgaacaagtcttcctgaccccaggcctggctctttattactccactgtaccacctgagTGGAGGCAACAGGATATCATGCTTGGCTCCCAGGCAGACACCTCTTGCTAGAAGCATCACTTTGCTGCCTTCTTATAGCAAAAAGAACAGAGAAGCACAGTGGCTGTGAACATAGGCTCTATTGTGGGAGGACTGGAATCCCAGCTTTTGACTATGAGCACTTCaacttcctgggcctcagtttcctttttgtaaaatgagagacttgGACTAGAGGTTCAttctattctttctatttactTATTTCAACCTCATAATACCCCAGGTGTCATCCTTATAATACTTGTGGGGACATTGTGGTCCACAAAGTTTTTGCCGATAGAGCAAGCTCCAAGTCCGGGGTCTAGTAAACACagtacttcctatctccaggttgAAGTGAAGAACCAAGTTGCTCTAGTCCTTTCTGTCTTATTTTTCCTAATGTAGCCGCTTGAAGATGCCTCAGAAAGCCATTGGTTTTATCACCAGAAGATGTGGGATCAAATTTGCCACTATGGTGTGATTTTTGGATAAATtacctcctctctctgggccctCTTGGCTACctgttggattaaatgatcttaAGATCTTTGTCAGCTCTAAAAAGCTCTGAAAGCTTTCTTTGCCCCTTTTCCCCCTTAGCTAATTTGGGAGAATGATGTCATGATGGGGTGTGAATAGGTAATTTAATCCTTTTAGCAGCTGTTGGTCTCTGACTTAATAggtaatgaagaaataaagaaaaatcataatgGGGAGACTGAAAAAGGCATTGAGAGGGAAGGGATGATATATAGAATTGTGAGGGCTTACTTCAGAGGATGGAATGACATAGCTGAATCCTACTTTGACAATCTGGTCACATTCTGAACTTGGGGTATGGTGTAGTGGCTTGAACCCTAGATCTAGAGTAAGAAGCATAGgtatcctagagatgggaggtcctaggttcaaatctggcctcagacactccccagctgtgtgaccctgggcaagtcacttgacccccattgcctagcccttaccactcttctgccttggagccaatacacaagacggaaggtaagggtttaaataaaaaagaagcataGGTATAAGCAACAGGTCTGGTACTTCCACTGTGTTGCTCAAATTGAATGATCTCTTAAGGAATAATTTGTTTTTACCAAAAGTTCCTtttaaacagaaccagaacattttaGAGTGACTGGATTCTGGAGATTTTCTAGTCCAAAGCTTTCATTTCACAGGTGAAACctagagaagtgacttgtccaaggtcacagtcAGTGGCAGGGGTAGAACTAGAATGTCATTTGTCATTTGACTCTAAAATCAGTCtataaactttttctttaaaccctgacctttcatcttagaatcactactgtgtattggttccaaggcaggatagtggtaagggctaggcaatggggcttaagtgatttgcccagggtcacacagctaggaagtatctgaggtcggatttgaatccaggaccttccttctgtaggtctggctctcaatccactaaaccacctagtaAACcccaataaatattttcttattcagtcatttctgtccTGTCcagctcttcttgaccccattttgagttttcttggcaaagatactagagcagtttgccatttccaggTCATtgtacagattaggaaactgaggcaaatagggatgtgacttgtccatggtcagaTAGGTAAtgtcttgaggctagatttgaactcaggaaagcaagtcttcttgactagactagcactctattcattataTCACTAAAAAACATTAGTAATGTTTattaacaataaatattaaaagttc
It includes:
- the ATP5MC1 gene encoding ATP synthase F(0) complex subunit C1, mitochondrial codes for the protein MQTTGALLISPALIRCCTRGVIRPLSASVLNRSEIHLEQPTSSSSPLQVARREFQTSAISRDVDTAAKFIGAGAATVGVAGSGAGIGTVFGSLIIGYARNPSLKQQLFSYAILGFALSEAMGLFCLMVAFLILFAL